The region GATGGTGGATTTGCCCACGTTGGGCAGCCCGACGATACCGCAGTTAAAACCCATGATTTCACCCTTAATAAAGTACTATTCAAACGTCGATTCTTCCACAATATTGAAAATCATAATCTGCCACAGAGACACAGAGACTCAGAGAAAACCAAAATCAGAGATAAGACTAAAAAACAACAATACCATTTCTATTTATCAAAAGACGGTTGTGTTTTTCTCTGTGTCTCTGTGTCTCTGTGGCAGGTCTTGTCATGATTTCAGCCTTCCAGAAAGTTGCGGTTGTTGAACATGCTCATGGCCTTGGGCAGGCCTTCGTCCAGCATCATCTCCAGCATGTCCAGGCCGCCGTCGATGATGTTGGGGAGGGTCTCCATCTGGTCCGGCGGGATGGTGCCCAGGACATAGTTGCTCGTATCGCCGTGGACCGGTTTGCCGATGCCGATACGCAACCGGACGAAATCACCCTTGCCGAGCTGTTCCATGATGGAGCGCAGGCCGTTGTGGCCGCCATGTCCGCCCCCCTGTTTGAAGCGCGCCGTTCCGAACGGCAGGTCGAGTTCGTCATGGACCACGATCAGGTGCGACAGGGGGAGCTTGTAAAACTGGAGCGCCTGCATGACCGACTTTCCCGAGAGGTTCATGAAGGTCTGGGGCTTGAGCAGGATCAGGCGGTTGTCGCCGTGGTTCCATTCGCCCGCGAGCCCTGAAAATGTCTTGCGGGTTATGGAGATGTTTTCCCGGTGGGCCAGGCGGTCCAAAAAAAGGAAACCCGCATTGTGGCGGGTCCATTGATACGTGGGGCCGGGATTGCCCAGCCCCGCTATGAGTAATGTCTTCATGCGATGAAACGGATCCGGTTAGGCGGCCGGTTCGGCGGGGGCGGCCTCTTCTTCTTCCTTGGCCCTGCCGAGGACGCTGACCACGGGGGTCTTGGGGTTTTCGAGCAGTTTGACCCCTTCCGGAAGGGGAATCTCGCTGATGTGGATCGAGTGGGCGATCTGCAGCTCGGTAATGTCGATCTCAATGTGGTCGGGGATGTTGCCCGGCAGACATTCCACGTGCAGTTCGTGATGGGCCAGGTCCAGCAGGCCGCCTTCCTTGACCCCGGCGGCGGTGCCCTTCAGGGTGACCGGGACCGTGACGCGGAGTTTTTCGTTCATGTTGACGCGGTGGAGGTCAACGTGGCGATAGGTGCCCTTGAGGGCGTCACGCTGCATATCGGCAATGATGGCCATGCTCTGGTCCAGGCTGCCGCCTCCCACCAGGGTGATCAGGTTGTTCTGGCCGCCTTCGCCCGCCAGGGCGCTCTGAAGATCGCGATATTTGATGCTTACCGCAACCGGATCCATCCCCTTGCCGTACACGACGCCGGGGACCATGTCGGCATTCCTCAACTGGCGGCTGATGCCCTTGCCGGTCTTCGATCTCAGCTCGATGTTCATCTGTTTCTGTTGCATACTGTTCCTCCCATGTAGTGATGGGGCGGGCCCCACCCTGTACAGTTATAAAAATATGTCCTTATTGTTCAGAACCCTTAATTCGAAGCAGCCGCACAGAATACTATACCACTATACAAAGAGTGAGCTGACGGATTCTTCCTCATGGATGCGGCGGATCGCCTCCGCCAGAAGCCCCGACACGGACAGCGTCGTGATCTTCGATGTCATGCTTTCCTTGTCTCCCAGAGGGAGGGTATCGGTCAATACGACCTCGGCGATCTCCGAGTTGTTGATGCGTTCGATGGCCGGACCGGAGAGCACGCCATGGGTGGCGCAGGCATAGACGGCGGTGGCGCCGTTGTCCTTGAGCGCCTTGGCCGCCTGGGTCAGCGTTCCGGCGGTGTCGATCATGTCGTCCAGGATGATGGCGATCTTGCCGCGCACATCGCCGATCAGGTGCATGACCTCGGCAACGTTGGGGCCGGTGCGGCGTTTGTCGATCACCGCCAGGGAGCATTCGAGCCGTTTGGCGAAGGCCCGGGCGCGTTCGGTGCCGCCCGCATCCGGGGTTACCATCACGATCGGCTGGCCGTCGAAACGGTTCTTCAGATGGTTGAGGATGACGGGCGCAGCATAGAGGTTGTCCACCGGGATATCAAAGAATCCCTGGATCTGGCCGGCATGCAGGTCAACCGTCACCACCCGGTCGATCCCGGCCGTGGTGATCAGGTCGGCCACCAGTTTGGCGGTGATCGGGGTGCGCGGCGCCGCCTTGCGGTCCTGGCGGGCGTAGCCGTAATAGGGAACCACGGCGGTGATGGTCGCGGCAGAGGCCCGTTTGAGGGCGTCGGTCATGACCAGCAGTTCCATCAGGTTGTCGTTGGTCGGGGCACAGGTGGACTGGATGACATAGACATCGCGGCCACGGACGTTTTCGTTGATTTCAACCATGACCTCGCCGTCCGAAAACCTGCGGACACGGGCCGCGCCCAGCGGCACCTTGAGGGCCTCGCAAATTTTCTGGGCAAGGGTGGGGTTGGAGTTGCCGGAAAAGACTTTGATCTTGTCGAGCATAATGGTTTGTCTGCCTCTCAGCCGAAAAGGACCATGCCGGGCTTTACGCGCGGAAATCCCTGAATTTCCAAAAAGGAAATAAAAGATATACTAAAACGACCGCCAAAATGCAACCTCTTTCGATCATGAATCGCTTATTCCCTGCCGGCGACCCAAAATCAGGCCCGGACACGCATCGGTCCTGCCATGGGCGGGGGTCAACCCCGCAATACGATCCCCTCGGCCAGGGCGAACAGGAGAAACCGGGCCGCCTCGTCGGCCTCAAGCCCCAGGCCGGCAGCGATGCGCCCGGCCGGGTCCCTGCCGTTCAGGCGTTCCAGGAGGCGGAAATAGGGCTCGGCCAGGGATTCGGTGCAGACGCCGTCGCGGCTTGGATAGATGGCGGCACAGGAACCGGCCGGAGCCAGGGTGTCGGCCAGGCGGCGGATGTCCGGCACGCCGGCATCCAGTATCTCCAGGATCTCGTAGTGGAATTCCGCCAGGCGGACCGATCCCGCCAGCCGCAGGGGGGCACGCAGGAGCTTCCCCCCGTCCGTGGTCCGTCCCGGCCGTTTTTCCGGCGGGGTCAGGAGCGCGGCGGCATAGTGATAGTGGTAGTCCACGAGGTCGAGAACCACCGGCAGGAGCCGTTTCAGGCCGGGCCTGCGGAACGCGCTGTCCAGAAAGTCCCGCTGGAGCCGCCAGACTGCACGGTCGTCCAGGTCCTTCTCGTCGATCTGCGGGCCGTGCACGGTCGGCAGCCATTGGGCGAACCGGTGCAGAAAACCGCTGGGGGATACCTTGAGTGCCTTGGCCGCCTCGTTGAACCAGGCTACGGCTTTGCCCCGGGTGTAGAAGATGTCGCAGGCCGTTGCCAGGCGTTGCGCCTCGGCCATGTCGCCGGCCGTGAACGAGGGGGAGGAGAGGAGGGTGTAGGGTGGGTGGGGCAGGTGGTCGAGGCCGATGGCGGCGCTTCGGTCGGCAAGTGCTGTGCCGGGCAGCACCGCCAGGGGGAAGATGTCCAGATGGTTGGGGTAGAGCGCCAGGGCGAAGTCCAGGCTGCGGCGGAAACCGGCCAGGGTGTCGCCGGGCAGGCCGTAGATGAGGTCGAAGCCGAAGGTGGCCCCGCTTTCGTTGAGCAGCCCGACCCGGGCGGCAAAGTCGTCGGGGCGGAAGGAACGCCCCACCCCGTGCAGGACGCGGCTGTCGGCGCTTTGCAGGCCGATCTGCAGTGA is a window of Geobacter sp. FeAm09 DNA encoding:
- a CDS encoding 50S ribosomal protein L25, encoding MQQKQMNIELRSKTGKGISRQLRNADMVPGVVYGKGMDPVAVSIKYRDLQSALAGEGGQNNLITLVGGGSLDQSMAIIADMQRDALKGTYRHVDLHRVNMNEKLRVTVPVTLKGTAAGVKEGGLLDLAHHELHVECLPGNIPDHIEIDITELQIAHSIHISEIPLPEGVKLLENPKTPVVSVLGRAKEEEEAAPAEPAA
- a CDS encoding ribose-phosphate pyrophosphokinase — translated: MLDKIKVFSGNSNPTLAQKICEALKVPLGAARVRRFSDGEVMVEINENVRGRDVYVIQSTCAPTNDNLMELLVMTDALKRASAATITAVVPYYGYARQDRKAAPRTPITAKLVADLITTAGIDRVVTVDLHAGQIQGFFDIPVDNLYAAPVILNHLKNRFDGQPIVMVTPDAGGTERARAFAKRLECSLAVIDKRRTGPNVAEVMHLIGDVRGKIAIILDDMIDTAGTLTQAAKALKDNGATAVYACATHGVLSGPAIERINNSEIAEVVLTDTLPLGDKESMTSKITTLSVSGLLAEAIRRIHEEESVSSLFV
- the pth gene encoding aminoacyl-tRNA hydrolase yields the protein MKTLLIAGLGNPGPTYQWTRHNAGFLFLDRLAHRENISITRKTFSGLAGEWNHGDNRLILLKPQTFMNLSGKSVMQALQFYKLPLSHLIVVHDELDLPFGTARFKQGGGHGGHNGLRSIMEQLGKGDFVRLRIGIGKPVHGDTSNYVLGTIPPDQMETLPNIIDGGLDMLEMMLDEGLPKAMSMFNNRNFLEG
- a CDS encoding B12-binding domain-containing radical SAM protein, whose amino-acid sequence is MRITLVSLHTAPSPQALPLATAFLKGYAAETGVAIGLEDFFAGDDPRACAQKLLERQPAAIGFSLYVWNRAACLAIAAEVRRSMPRVLLFAGGPEATADPHGVLDGSPLNLVITGEGEQPFRTLCTRLAAGAPLEGIPGILLPGAAPRFTPATPLPGLDAIPSPYLEGILDFGRYPGILWQLSRGCGFTCDFCFDSRGQHGVRRFSLERIESELRCFAKGGVAQVFVLDSTFNQDVKRAKSILKLIGKIAPHIHFHFEVRSEFIDRELADLFAHITCSLQIGLQSADSRVLHGVGRSFRPDDFAARVGLLNESGATFGFDLIYGLPGDTLAGFRRSLDFALALYPNHLDIFPLAVLPGTALADRSAAIGLDHLPHPPYTLLSSPSFTAGDMAEAQRLATACDIFYTRGKAVAWFNEAAKALKVSPSGFLHRFAQWLPTVHGPQIDEKDLDDRAVWRLQRDFLDSAFRRPGLKRLLPVVLDLVDYHYHYAAALLTPPEKRPGRTTDGGKLLRAPLRLAGSVRLAEFHYEILEILDAGVPDIRRLADTLAPAGSCAAIYPSRDGVCTESLAEPYFRLLERLNGRDPAGRIAAGLGLEADEAARFLLFALAEGIVLRG